The window GTCGAAGCCAAACCCGGCCTTGTTTAATTTAATGCTGCAAAACATCAAACAGGTTAACACCCATAAGGATATCAATTTAACTGATATTATACATATAGGCGATAACCCTAAAGCTGATATTGACGGTGCACTTGCGGCCGGTATAAAAAGTTTGCTTATCAATTCAAACAACCAATCTATTTTAGCCTTATTAAGCTAATGAACGCTACCTACTCATTACATCATGTTGATAACGATAGCAGCTTCGGCTTTTGCCCGGATAGCTACAGCCGTTTCAAATTTGGGGATGAAGCCGTAGCCCGGAAATTTGGCTGCGCTTTAGCGGATGGTTTTATTGGGCATATTTTATCAAAACAACCCATCACGCAGCAAATTGTGGTGATATCAAGCCCTTACTCGTTTATCCCAACAGCTACCTTTGCCATGAAAACATGGTTTGTATACGGCCTTAACCGCTGGCTGGCACAACACGGATACGCAGTAGTGCAGGAAACCAAGGTACACCGCACCATTACGTATAAGGAAGATTATGGCGAACTGAACGCCGAGCAAAGAATGAACCTGATAGGGAACGACTCATTCCATATCGACAAGGATTTTTTGACCGGTAAAACGCTGATATTTTTAGATGATATTAAAATAACCGGCAGCCACGAGCGCATGATCATGAAGATGGTGGATGCATACGGCCTGAGCAATGATATTTATATGCTGTACTTTGCCGAGCTGGTGAATAAAACCATCCACCCCAACATCGAGAACTTTTTAAACTATCACCAGGTAAAAACTATTTTCGACCTGGAGCCCATTATACAAAGCGGCAACTTTGCTATTAATACCCGGATAGTTAAATATATATTGAATTACAATCCCGATTGCTTTAGTATTTTTATACAAAACCAAACAATGGATTTTGTAAACTTGCTATATGATATGGCTTTGGGCAATGGCTACCATACTATTGATGCCTATGCCCAAAACCTTAACTTTATTACCAAAAACCTATTTATAAACAATAAAAATCTGATTAAACATGGCAATTAATTTGCAAAAAGGCCAGCGCGAAAGCATCCACGCCCCCAAATTTACTATAGGGCTGGGCTGGGATACCAATAGCTCATCAACAGGCAGCGCGTTCGATTTAGACGCATCTGTTTTTATTTTGGGCGACAATAAACGATTACTGGCCGACGAATATTTTGTGTTTTATAACAACCTGGTATCCCCGGATGGCGCGGTTGAGCATACCGGCGATAACCTTACCGGCGCGGGCGATGGCGATGACGAGCAGGTAAAGGTCGATCTGTCTAAAATTTCCCCGCAGGTATCTGAAATTTGTATAGTAGTAACCATCCATGAGGCCGAAGCACGCAGGCAAAACTTTGGCCAGGTGCGCAACTCATTCATCAGGATATTTGATGCCGAAACAGGTGCCGATATTTTGAAATATGAGCTGGAAGAAGATTTCTCGATAGAAACCGCTGTTGAGTTTGGCCGTATTTACAAAAAAGATAATAACTGGAAATTTGAAGCTGTTGGCGTTGGTATGAAAGGTGGCCTGCAGGATTATTTAAACAAATATCAATAACGGCTATGGCAATTAATCTTCAAAAGGGACAACGCATCAGCCTCGAAAAAAGTAACGGCAGCAAATTACAAAGTGTTTGCGTGGGTATTAACTGGGGAGCCATTGAAAAAAAAGGCCTTTTTGGCTTTGGCGTAACCAAAGAAGCGGTTGATCTTGACGCCAGTTGCGCTTTGTTTGACGAAAGCAAACGCCTGGTAGATGTGATCTATTTCGGCAATTTAAAATCAAAAGATGGCTCGGTAAAACATAGCGGCGACGACCTTACCGGCGATTTAAACGGCAACGACGGTATTGACAATGAAGTAATTACTGTAAACCTTCCGGGTTTGCCTGCATCGGTAGCCTATGTAGCATTTATGCTGAACAGCTTTCGCGGACAGGATTTTGGTACTATTCCTTTCGCCTCCATCCGCATTTATGAAGGTACACCAACCCGTGTAAACGAAGTGTTTGCTACCTATGATATTGCACACAGTAAAGATTTTGCGGGCCACGTTGCCATGGTTATGGGCGTTTTTTACAAAAAGAACGGCGAATGGAAATTTAATGCCATTGGCGAACCAACCCGCGACCGCAAACTGGAAGAAACCGTTAAAACAGTTACCAATAATTATTTATAGTGAGTTGGTGAGTGGTGAATAGTGAGCAGTGAATGGTAAGTATAGAAGCATATCAACACTAACTAACTAACTAACTACACACAACTGACCATTCACCACTCACGACTGACCAAAATCACCATTAAAAACGCAAGAAAATGGAAGGCGCACCAAATAACACCCCGATAAATATAACCCCGGTTAACCTGGATATAACTCCGGCACCGGGAACAACCACTCCTGTAAAATTACTGGATAAGGAGGGTAATGTAGATTTAACTAACATTACGCCTACCGAAGTGCAAAAGTACAGTGAAGTAGCCAAGGCTCTTGACCCTAAGGATGTTAACTCCATCCTTAACTATGGCACTGATGTGCAGGCATCGATGGAGAAGTATAGTAACAACTTTTTAACTTCGGTACGTACCTATAACTCCGGCGAAGTTGGTTTGCTGATAAACGACCTGCTTACCGAACTGAACTATATTGACGTAGATGAGCTGAACCAAAACGCGTTCACCTCGTTTATCTCCCATATCCCTTTCATGAAAAAGCTGGTATTTGATGCCAAAAAACTATTTCAGAAGTACGATACGGTGATTAACAACATCGATAAGATCACCAATAAGATTAAGGCAGGTAGGGTTAACTCACTGAAGGACAATAGTTCGTTGCAAACTATGTTTGACAGCAACGTGACTTACATCCACCAGATGGAAGAGCTGATCATATCCGGTCAGTTAAAATACAATGAACTGAGTGAGCAATTGGCGCAAATGGATGCCAACCCATCGGCCTATAACGATTACGAAATTGCCGACCTGCGCGATTTTGTGAATCGCCTTGATAAACGCCTTGCCGACTTGAAAGTAGTAAGGTTTATCATGATGCAATCATTGGCACAAATACGCGTGGTGCAAAGTAATAACACTACCATAGCCGAGAAAGCACAATCCATCGTATCAACCACCATCCCGGTTTGGAAAAATCAGCTTACGATAGCTGTTGCCCTGAACCGCCAGAAGGAAAATGTGGAGATGCAGAAAAAGATCTCGGATACAACCAACACCATCCTGCAAAAAAATGCCGAGCTGCTTAAACAAAACAGTATTGACGTTGCCCGCGAGAATGAGAAAACGGTAGTATCGCTGGATACCCTGAAACGCACAACCGCATCGCTGATTGAAACCCTTACCGAGGTAAAACGTATTCATGATGAAGGTACTGCCAACAGAAAGGTACTTAACACCGAATTGCAGACACTGGAAACAGAGTTGAAAAAGCATGTGACTAACGCGTAAGCGAAGTCCCATCATCTCTTTATGTCATTGCGCGTATCCATCCGGTAAAACCTGAAAAAGATCGTTATGACGTGCAAGGGATATAAGTTAAACGAATGCTCTAAACTACCGTCATTGCGAGGTACGAAGCAATCCCGAACTATGTGGGACTAAGCATGTAGGGGATTGCTTCGTGGCAATGACGGATATTTTATAGTGACAGTCAATAACTTACAAACACGTCATTATAAGGAACGCAGCAATCTCGAATCTTGCACACACTGCACAGTTCGCGATTGCCGCGCTGCGCTCGTAATGACTTAATTTCCCCATCGCCTGTGTCTTCACAGGCGATTTGCATTTAAAGGCCTCGCCTTCAGGGTAGGGTTTGGGTGGGGTTTCTTTTTTCGTAAATTTGTTCCTTCTCCATGGACGAAAACAGGTTAAATATTTTAAATCAGAGTAACCGGATGCTCAGTAAGCTGCAACTGCTTTCTGTATTTTTTGGCGACGATATGATTTATAAAATTTACCTGCGCAGCCAGGTAATCCATAAACTGTTTGAGGCCAATCCCGAGCTTGATATCAATAAACTCGACCTGTTCCACCTACAGTTTACCCAAAGCCTCATAGATTTGCTCCGGAAGATCAAAAAGAACAACGAGACCAATGTAAGCCTGTTGTTTGATGAAATTCAGATTAACCGCGAGATGATTGAACGGCTGAACGACCCCACTTATACCCTGGCAAACTTTAACCTTGAAAAGCAAAGGCAGGCGCTCAAGATCAACTTATCGTTACGAAAGCTATTCCAGGTATTGTCGGATAGTTCAACAGAAAACCCACTGTCTAAAAACATCAACGCGTTTAGCTCAAGGTTTGCGGCCGATTTTTTTTACACTATCAGCACCGACCTGATGGAAGAGGTTACGGCCTTTAACCTAACGGACGTTTACAAAAATGAATACGCCAAAATTCAGCGTAAGCTGATGGGGGTGTTGTGCAAATATGATTTTAAAACAGAGTTTTATTGCGGTTTAAAATCAGGAGCGCAGGTTATCGAGGTTTACAAATTTATTGAGGCCGATAGGTATTTTATATATGCCCCCGGCGATAACCTGTTTGTGTTTTTTGACGTGGCAAAAATAGCCGGGCTGGATATGACCACCAATATGTCGAAAAAAGAGCGGCTGATGTATGAACTCAAAGACAAAAACGACAGGCTTGAGGGCAACGCCGCTGCGATGAAAGCTCATATGCCGCCGGAAATTGCCGCCCTGCTTGCCGATAATTATAAAAAGATCTCGGATATTACCTTCCTTGATAATATCAGCAATATCGATGTGCAAGCCAATATTTTAAAAAGCATGCTCAATACCGATTTAATTTAGTTTATTTAACCTTAACAAAAATACATTACCTGTTTATATGGATTTACATACAATATTAGGCCCCGATATTAAAGCCGGCCTGCTCATTATTTTAAACCTGATCCTGATAGAGAGTTTGCTATCTGTAGATAATGCCGCCGTGCTTGCAACCATGGTGCTCGATCTTCCTAAAGATCAGCGTAAAAAAGCTTTACGTTATGGTATCATTGGCGCTTATGTATTGCGGGGTGTTTGTCTTTTCCTGGCCGCGTGGCTGGTAAAAATATGGTGGTTAAAACCCATTGGCGGCTTATACCTGTTATACCTTTGCTTTGATTATTTTAAAGGTAAAATTCAGGCTGCAAACGCAGGAGGCGAAGAAGAAGAGGTTGACAAAAGCAAAAACTGGCTATATAAATCAACAGTGGGTGTATTTGGGGTATTTTGGGCCACCGTTGCGCTGGTTGAATTAATGGACCTGGCTTTCTCTATTGATAACGTATTTGCTGCAGTAGCTTTTACAGATCATGTGGTTTTGATTTACATAGGCGTATTCATAGGCATACTGGCTATGCGTTTTGTTGCCCAGGCCTTTGTTAAGCTGATGGAGAAATTTACCTTCCTGGAAACTGTGGCATTTATTGTAATAGGTGTATTGGGTTTAAAATTATCGGCATCATTATATATCCACTTTTACCCGGAAACAGGTTTCTCTAAAATGATGGAAGGCGAGGGCGCCGATATAGCTACATCGGTATTTACAGTAGCCATATTTATTATACCTGTATTAACATCGCTGCTATTCAACTTCCCCAGGCGCCACACCATCGAACCGGAGGTAGCAGAAGCCGCGGAAGATGTTTTGGATAAGCAGTAGTTCAGTCGGCAGTGGGCGGTTTTTAGTTAGCAGTTGGCAAAAGTGGCAGGCAGTAAGTTAGTCTGACAAACTACGCACCAATGAACAAATGAACCTTGAACAAATGAACGAATAACAATGATCCAATTTAACAAAATAATAGCCTCAATATTCGGCATCGGTTTTTTAAAGGGCGGCGGCACTTATGCGGCTATAGTTACCTGCGGCGGCATTTGGCTGTTGTGGCAATTTCCTGCTTTACAAAATCCATTTTATTTACTGGCTATAACCATCGTTATCACCCTGTGGGGTGTATACGTGAGCAACAAGGTTGAACCGGATTGGGGCGAAGACAGTTCGCGCGTGGTGATAGATGAAGTTGCCGGTATGCTTATCTCGGTGTTGTTTTTACCGCAAAACCTTTACATTTTATTGGGCGGGCTTGTACTGTTTCGCTTTTTTGATATTGTTAAACCGCTTGGTATCCGTAAAATGGAAGCCCTGCCCAGTGGTACAGGTGTAATGATGGACGATGTACTGGCAGGCGTATATTCCAACGCCGTGCTTTGGCTGGTTTGTATTATATTCAGACTTAAATTTACCTGCTAACTTAAAAAAGATATTAATGCAAAATGCCGCTTGTTAACAACTTGCGGCATTTTTATTATGATAAGAATTTTAGTGGGTTATATGTTTTTATTGCCTGCTTTCAGCCTTGAGCCTTCTGCTTTTAGCTTATTCGTATCGCAGGGCTTCAACCGGGTCAAGCTTTGCGGCCTTTTTAGCCGGGTAATAGCCAGATATCAACCCGATGAATGTACATAGTACTACCGCGAATATCAGCCATCCCCATGGCACGGCAAAGGTTCCGCTTATCTGAACAGCGATGACGTTACCGGCGGCCATACCTAATACTATACCCGCCGCCCCGCCTATAAGGCATATTACAATAGCCTCAATTAAAAACTGTTTACGTATTACGGCAGGTGTGGCGCCTATGGCTTTACGCACCCCAATTTCGCGGGTACGTTCGGTTACCGATACCAGCATAATGTTCATGAGGCCAATAGCAGCGCCAATCAGCGTTATGATACTAATGGCAAATCCACCGGCAGTAATCCCGGCCAGCTGACCGGATAGTTCTTTCTGGATCGAATCACTTCGTGATATTTCAAAATTATCCTGGCTGGCCACATTAAGGCTGCGCACATTCCTGAATAACGAGGTAGCCTCGCCAATGGTAGCATCCAAAGCACCAGGGCCTTTCACTTTAACGGTAACTGTGTAGGAAGCATTTCTATTGGTGTCAATTTGTTTGGCTTTTAATATAGGGATAATACAAAACTTATCGCCACCAAATGAACTTGAACCTTTTGAGGCAATTACGCCCACTATTTTGTATTTGTTACCACCAATAAAAACGTTTTGGTTAACCGGGTCGGAGTGTTTAAAAAGCTTTTGCTTAATCTCGTCGCCAATAAGTACCACGTTTGAACCATGCTCCAATTCTGAAGTTGAAAAGTTACGGCCGAAAGAGAGTTTTTTACCACTGGTGGCCAGGTAGTTTTCGTTTGATCCGGATATCGAAATATTCTGGTTTGTTTTTTCGCTGCCGAATTTAGCAACAGCGGTGCCGGTAACATCAATATTAACAGCAATGATAACAGGCAGTTTAAATGTTTTTTTAAAGCGGTCGGCCTGGTCGTAAGTAATGGGCGGGTACATTTTGCGGTGGCCGCCGTTACCAAAATTCAACCCTTCGCCGCGGTTTTGAATGGTAAATGAGTTGGCGCCCAAATCGGCAAAGGCATCATTGGTAAACTGCCGTATCCCCTCAATAGCTGTTAAAATACTTACCAGCGCCATTATACCAATAGCAATAATTAAAGCCGTAAGCGATGTACGCAGCCTGTTACCGGCAATGGATTGTAACGCAATCGAAATATTTTCTCTGTAGGAGGTTTTTACCGGCATGCTATCAAAATAAAAAACTTGACCGTATGACTAAGCACTATACCAATTTGTTACAGCATCAAAAATGTTTTTATTGCAAGTACAATAATCAAGTTCGCTGGGTAAATACTATTGACTATTTGATCAATAAATAATATCTTACCGTTAGTTTACCGCCTTATGAAATCACAATCCTTAAATATTTACACGGATGCGTCATTTGTGATCAGAAATATCTGCTTGCTGATTATGCTTACTACCTTAAGCGCAATCGCCTGCGCCCAGGATGTTGTTAAAACAAGCGCAAAAACCATAAGATGGGAATTAGATAAGAATTCGGTAGTTAAAGATTCGGCCGGGAAGATATACCCAATGGCAGAATGGAATAAGTTAATGGTTAGCAGGAAATATTCCATTTGGCCCGCCGATTGGAATAATATTAATAACCAGTTTATTATTGTAAAAGGTAATCAACCCCCAAACATTATTCACGATGCACCGGCACCAAAGGAAGATAATGCCCCGGAAACGCCTGCCCTAACTACGCCACCCGGCGAGCCTTACGATTATATGGCTGCATGGCCCAAGCCC is drawn from Mucilaginibacter ginsenosidivorax and contains these coding sequences:
- a CDS encoding toxic anion resistance protein: MEGAPNNTPINITPVNLDITPAPGTTTPVKLLDKEGNVDLTNITPTEVQKYSEVAKALDPKDVNSILNYGTDVQASMEKYSNNFLTSVRTYNSGEVGLLINDLLTELNYIDVDELNQNAFTSFISHIPFMKKLVFDAKKLFQKYDTVINNIDKITNKIKAGRVNSLKDNSSLQTMFDSNVTYIHQMEELIISGQLKYNELSEQLAQMDANPSAYNDYEIADLRDFVNRLDKRLADLKVVRFIMMQSLAQIRVVQSNNTTIAEKAQSIVSTTIPVWKNQLTIAVALNRQKENVEMQKKISDTTNTILQKNAELLKQNSIDVARENEKTVVSLDTLKRTTASLIETLTEVKRIHDEGTANRKVLNTELQTLETELKKHVTNA
- a CDS encoding TerD family protein, which translates into the protein MAINLQKGQRISLEKSNGSKLQSVCVGINWGAIEKKGLFGFGVTKEAVDLDASCALFDESKRLVDVIYFGNLKSKDGSVKHSGDDLTGDLNGNDGIDNEVITVNLPGLPASVAYVAFMLNSFRGQDFGTIPFASIRIYEGTPTRVNEVFATYDIAHSKDFAGHVAMVMGVFYKKNGEWKFNAIGEPTRDRKLEETVKTVTNNYL
- a CDS encoding TerD family protein, which gives rise to MAINLQKGQRESIHAPKFTIGLGWDTNSSSTGSAFDLDASVFILGDNKRLLADEYFVFYNNLVSPDGAVEHTGDNLTGAGDGDDEQVKVDLSKISPQVSEICIVVTIHEAEARRQNFGQVRNSFIRIFDAETGADILKYELEEDFSIETAVEFGRIYKKDNNWKFEAVGVGMKGGLQDYLNKYQ
- a CDS encoding ABC transporter permease, which translates into the protein MPVKTSYRENISIALQSIAGNRLRTSLTALIIAIGIMALVSILTAIEGIRQFTNDAFADLGANSFTIQNRGEGLNFGNGGHRKMYPPITYDQADRFKKTFKLPVIIAVNIDVTGTAVAKFGSEKTNQNISISGSNENYLATSGKKLSFGRNFSTSELEHGSNVVLIGDEIKQKLFKHSDPVNQNVFIGGNKYKIVGVIASKGSSSFGGDKFCIIPILKAKQIDTNRNASYTVTVKVKGPGALDATIGEATSLFRNVRSLNVASQDNFEISRSDSIQKELSGQLAGITAGGFAISIITLIGAAIGLMNIMLVSVTERTREIGVRKAIGATPAVIRKQFLIEAIVICLIGGAAGIVLGMAAGNVIAVQISGTFAVPWGWLIFAVVLCTFIGLISGYYPAKKAAKLDPVEALRYE
- a CDS encoding phosphoribosyltransferase family protein; translated protein: MNATYSLHHVDNDSSFGFCPDSYSRFKFGDEAVARKFGCALADGFIGHILSKQPITQQIVVISSPYSFIPTATFAMKTWFVYGLNRWLAQHGYAVVQETKVHRTITYKEDYGELNAEQRMNLIGNDSFHIDKDFLTGKTLIFLDDIKITGSHERMIMKMVDAYGLSNDIYMLYFAELVNKTIHPNIENFLNYHQVKTIFDLEPIIQSGNFAINTRIVKYILNYNPDCFSIFIQNQTMDFVNLLYDMALGNGYHTIDAYAQNLNFITKNLFINNKNLIKHGN
- a CDS encoding TerC family protein; this translates as MDLHTILGPDIKAGLLIILNLILIESLLSVDNAAVLATMVLDLPKDQRKKALRYGIIGAYVLRGVCLFLAAWLVKIWWLKPIGGLYLLYLCFDYFKGKIQAANAGGEEEEVDKSKNWLYKSTVGVFGVFWATVALVELMDLAFSIDNVFAAVAFTDHVVLIYIGVFIGILAMRFVAQAFVKLMEKFTFLETVAFIVIGVLGLKLSASLYIHFYPETGFSKMMEGEGADIATSVFTVAIFIIPVLTSLLFNFPRRHTIEPEVAEAAEDVLDKQ
- a CDS encoding phosphatidylglycerophosphatase A family protein, which produces MIQFNKIIASIFGIGFLKGGGTYAAIVTCGGIWLLWQFPALQNPFYLLAITIVITLWGVYVSNKVEPDWGEDSSRVVIDEVAGMLISVLFLPQNLYILLGGLVLFRFFDIVKPLGIRKMEALPSGTGVMMDDVLAGVYSNAVLWLVCIIFRLKFTC